A single Nicotiana tabacum cultivar K326 chromosome 5, ASM71507v2, whole genome shotgun sequence DNA region contains:
- the LOC142180912 gene encoding uncharacterized protein LOC142180912: MGDKVRWPKEMRSNPNKRNLDFWCEFHHDHSHKTADCRLLQGEVEHLLKQGYLSELFSEKEKQTYMKNRQEPPKPPSPKRTVNVISGGEEINGVTVARKVSKITVTHGKRVRQVLEEDNIIFDDADADGVLTPHNDALVVP; the protein is encoded by the exons ATGGGAGACAAGGTACGctggccaaaagaaatgagatcaaacccgaACAAGCGAAATCTTGATTTTTGGTGCGAGTTTCACCACGATCACAGTCACAAGACGGCGGATTGTAGATTGCTGCAAGGTGAAGTAGAACATTTATTGAAACAAGGATATTTAAGTGAATTATTTAGTGAAAAGGAAAAGCAGACATATATGAAAAATAGACAGGAGCCTCCAAAACCCCCTTCACCAAAAAGGACGGTTAATGTCATAAGTGGAGGAGAAGAGATCAATGGCGTAACAGTAGCGAGGAAGGTGTCAAAAATAACAGTTACACACGGGAAGCGAGTTCGACAGGTTTTGGAAGaagataatattatatttgatgaTGCAGACGCAGATGGCGTTCTAACcccacataatgatgcactg gtagttccgtga